A single Cucumis melo cultivar AY chromosome 4, USDA_Cmelo_AY_1.0, whole genome shotgun sequence DNA region contains:
- the LOC103489993 gene encoding putative leucine-rich repeat receptor-like protein kinase At2g19210, which yields MAALRFFLLILLSSFALFRFVSAQNPSGFISLDCGLPANSTYTEPNTGIIYESDASFINSGEINNVSADNINSGLKQPLWSLRSFPEGIRNCYKLKVRNGTKYLIRAVFRYGNYDGRRNLPEFNLYFGANFWDSVAFKGDFTVRKEIVHIVSSSDVQICVVNNGTGTPFISALELRPLEDTVYETGSLTVASFVRLDYGTLDNQTIRYKDDVYDRIWDPPVPIRGWTTINTSEKVSVDDPLFFQPAPAVMNTAATPSNESAPMAFFWQPPDLTTAFFVYMYFAELKVLGANESREFDVFLNGKRWHNESLSPRYLEELVFFSTAPLTGGNYQISFVRTPNSTLPPILNALEVYRVLNFSQSETSGEDVVAIENIKAIYGVKRNWQGDPCAPREFIWQGLNCSFLNFEPPRIISLNLSSSGLTGEIPREIENLKMLETLDLSNNSLSGPVPDFLAQLPFLRVLILERNKLSGLIPAQLVEKSNNGSLTLRFGDNPNLFATAPRKRNIVVPVVASVVGFFLLSFLIAAAIFWRTKRRKSKGTELGDVKQTVDISQNWDTTKRCYSYSDVLRMTNNFERMLGEGGFGRVYYGKIENAEVAVKMLSPRSVQGYQQFQAEVELLMRVHHRNLTGLVGYCNTPAYKGLIYEYMGRGNLGSLMSDGKSALLNWVDRLHIAVDAAQGLQYLHSGIKPAIVHRDVKSSNILLDDNFRAKVSDFGLSRIFPVDDSATHVTTNVVGTPGYLDPEYYTSYRLNEKSDVYGFGIVLLEIITGRPVLTKTQDNVTHIYQWVDSMVSQGDISSIIDPKLKEDFEVNTIWKAVEIAMSCASPVPTNRPTMSQVVIDLNECLKMELAQSNNNHQPESVVEDHVSLFHPEAR from the exons ATGGCAGCTCTCCGATTCTTCCTCCTCATTCTTCTTTCCAGTTTCGCTCTCTTTCGTTTCGTCTCTGCCCAGAATCCTTCAG GTTTCATCAGTTTAGATTGTGGGCTTCCGGCGAATTCCACATACACAGAGCCAAACACCGGAATAATCTACGAATCCGATGCGTCCTTCATTAATTCCGGTGAAATCAACAACGTTTCCGCTGATAACATAAACAGTGGCTTGAAACAGCCGTTGTGGAGTCTGAGGAGCTTTCCGGAAGGAATTAGAAATTGCTACAAATTGAAAGTGAGGAACGGGACGAAGTATTTGATTCGAGCTGTGTTTCGGTACGGAAATTACGATGGTAGAAGGAATCTGCCTGAATTTAATCTGTATTTTGGAGCGAATTTTTGGGACTCGGTTGCATTTAAAGGAGATTTCACAGTGAGGAAGGAGATTGTGCATATAGTTTCATCAAGTGATGTGCAAATCTGTGTTGTGAATAATGGAACTGGAACTCCGTTCATTTCTGCTTTGGAATTAAGGCCTCTGGAAGACACTGTATACGAGACTGGATCTTTGACAGTAGCTAGTTTCGTACGCCTTGACTACGGCACCCTTGATAATCAAACTATCAG GTATAAAGACGATGTCTACGATCGAATCTGGGATCCACCAGTTCCTATTCGAGGATGGACAACTATAAACACTTCGGAGAAAGTTTCCGTCGACGATCCACTCTTCTTCCAGCCGGCTCCGGCGGTTATGAACACAGCGGCGACACCGAGTAACGAAAGCGCTCCGATGGCGTTCTTTTGGCAGCCGCCGGATTTGACGACGGCGTTTTTCGTGTACATGTATTTTGCGGAGCTAAAGGTGCTTGGAGCGAATGAATCTAGAGAGTTCGACGTATTTCTGAACGGAAAACGGTGGCATAATGAATCGCTTTCTCCCAGGTATTTAGAGGAATTGGTGTTTTTCAGTACCGCGCCTCTGACCGGCGGGAACTACCAGATCTCCTTCGTTAGAACTCCCAATTCAACTCTTCCACCCATTCTCAATGCTCTTGAGGTTTATCGAGTTCTTAATTTCTCGCAATCAGAGACCAGTGGGGAAGATG tTGTCGCCATTGAAAACATCAAGGCGATTTATGGAGTTAAAAGAAACTGGCAAGGAGATCCCTGTGCCCCAAGGGAGTTCATTTGGCAAGGACTCAACTGTAGCTTTCTGAATTTTGAGCCTCCCAGAATCatatcctt GAATTTATCCTCAAGTGGACTGACAGGGGAAATACCTCGAGAGATAGAAAATCTTAAAATGCTGGAGACTCT AGATCTATCAAACAATAGTTTGAGTGGACCAGTGCCTGATTTTCTCGCTCAATTGCCATTCTTGCGAGTGCT AATCTTGGAAAGAAACAAGCTTTCAGGACTAATTCCGGCCCAGCTCGTAGAGAAGTCCAATAATGGCTCTCTGACATTAAG ATTTGGTGACAATCCAAATTTGTTTGCTACGGCTCCACGCAAAAGAAATATTGTTGTTCCTGTAGTAGCATCAGTTGTTGGATTTTTTCTGCTTTCGTTCTTAATTGCAGCGGCTATCTTTTggaggacaaaaagaagaaaatcaaaag GAACTGAACTGGGAGACGTGAAACAAACTGTTGATATATCTCAAAATTGGGACACGACCAAGAGATGTTATTCATACTCGGATGTCCTAAGAATGACAAACAATTTCGAGCGTATGCTTGGAGAAGGTGGCTTTGGAAGAGTTTACTATGGGAAAATAGAGAACGCTGAAGTAGCTGTCAAAATGCTGTCTCCTCGATCAGTTCAAGGGTATCAACAATTTCAAGCAGAG GTTGAACTTCTTATGAGGGTTCACCATAGAAACCTGACTGGACTCGTTGGGTATTGCAATACGCCAGCCTACAAAGGACTTATCTACGAGTACATGGGCAGAGGGAACCTAGGATCTCTCATgtcag ATGGCAAGTCAGCTTTATTGAACTGGGTAGACAGACTTCATATAGCAGTTGATGCAGCACAAG GATTGCAATACTTGCATTCTGGTATAAAGCCAGCCATTGTACATAGAGATGTAAAATCTTCCAACATCTTGTTGGATGACAACTTTCGGGCAAAAGTATCTGATTTTGGCTTGTCGAGAATTTTTCCTGTCGACGATAGTGCCACTCATGTCACAACCAATGTCGTCGGCACTCCTGGTTACCTTGACCCTGA ATACTACACATCTTATAGATTAAATGAAAAAAGCGACGTTTATGGCTTTGGAATTGTTCTTCTAGAAATTATAACTGGGAGACCAGTTTTGACAAAGACTCAAGACAATGTAACTCATATCTATCAATGGGTCGATTCAATGGTTTCTCAAGGTGATATCAGTTCCATCATCGATCCAAAATTGAAAGAAGATTTCGAGGTGAACACCATTTGGAAAGCGGTTGAAATAGCAATGTCGTGTGCGTCTCCTGTGCCTACAAATAGGCCAACCATGAGCCAAGTTGTGATCGATTTGAATGAATGTTTGAAAATGGAGTTAGCTCAGAGCAACAACAATCATCAACCTGAATCCGTAGTTGAAGATCATGTTTCTCTGTTTCATCCAGAAGCAAGGTAG